In Gossypium hirsutum isolate 1008001.06 chromosome D06, Gossypium_hirsutum_v2.1, whole genome shotgun sequence, one genomic interval encodes:
- the LOC107938544 gene encoding cyclic phosphodiesterase isoform X2 → MCHLAQVAILKPQTHIFSIFKNPYSISKSLQIPTNYSLTARSTSMGTPEAVVKKDVYSVWALPPEDVTARVKKLMEGLRSEFGGPQFEPHVTVVGAISLTADDALAKFRSSCDGRKAYNATVDRVATGTFFYQCVFLLFHPTPEVVETSAHCSSHFGYKSSTRKLLLLNMVAFLSNSLGNLSYV, encoded by the exons ATGTGCCACCTAGCCCAAGTTGCCATTTTAAAAccccaaacccatattttctcCATCTTCAAAAACCCATATTCAATCTCCAAAAGCCTTCAAATTCCAACCAATTACTCTCTCACCGCTCGCTCCACTTCCATGGGAACCCCCGAAGCCGTAGTCAAGAAAGATGTGTATTCGGTGTGGGCACTGCCCCCCGAAGACGTTACTGCTAGGGTCAAGAAGTTGATGGAAGGTTTAAGATCCGAGTTCGGCGGGCCACAGTTCGAGCCCCACGTCACGGTTGTTGGGGCCATCAGCTTAACCGCTGATGATGCCTTGGCCAAGTTCAGGTCCTCTTGTGATGGCCGCAAAGCTTATAATGCCACCGTCGATCGTGTGGCTACCGGGACTTTCTTTTATCAGTGCGTCTTTTTGTTGTTTCATCCCACTCCTGAG GTGGTGGAAACTAGTGCTCATTGTAGTAGCCATTTTGGTTACAAGAGCTCAACACGTAAGTTGTTACTGCTTAATATGGTTGCCTTTTTGTCCAACAGCTTGGGCAATCTGAGTTATGTCTAA
- the LOC107938544 gene encoding cyclic phosphodiesterase isoform X1 — MCHLAQVAILKPQTHIFSIFKNPYSISKSLQIPTNYSLTARSTSMGTPEAVVKKDVYSVWALPPEDVTARVKKLMEGLRSEFGGPQFEPHVTVVGAISLTADDALAKFRSSCDGRKAYNATVDRVATGTFFYQCVFLLFHPTPEVVETSAHCSSHFGYKSSTPYMPHLSLLYADLTEEEKKKAQEKANMLDESIGSLSFQISRLALYKTDTEDKTLKSWEKVAECNLSPN; from the exons ATGTGCCACCTAGCCCAAGTTGCCATTTTAAAAccccaaacccatattttctcCATCTTCAAAAACCCATATTCAATCTCCAAAAGCCTTCAAATTCCAACCAATTACTCTCTCACCGCTCGCTCCACTTCCATGGGAACCCCCGAAGCCGTAGTCAAGAAAGATGTGTATTCGGTGTGGGCACTGCCCCCCGAAGACGTTACTGCTAGGGTCAAGAAGTTGATGGAAGGTTTAAGATCCGAGTTCGGCGGGCCACAGTTCGAGCCCCACGTCACGGTTGTTGGGGCCATCAGCTTAACCGCTGATGATGCCTTGGCCAAGTTCAGGTCCTCTTGTGATGGCCGCAAAGCTTATAATGCCACCGTCGATCGTGTGGCTACCGGGACTTTCTTTTATCAGTGCGTCTTTTTGTTGTTTCATCCCACTCCTGAG GTGGTGGAAACTAGTGCTCATTGTAGTAGCCATTTTGGTTACAAGAGCTCAACAC CATACATGCCACACTTAAGCCTCCTTTATGCCGACCTCacagaagaagagaagaagaaagctCAAGAAAAAGCTAATATGCTGGATGAAAGCATCGGTAGCCTGAGCTTCCAGATAAGTCGCCTTGCATTGTATAAAACAGATACTGAGGACAAAACTCTCAAATCCTGGGAGAAGGTTGCTGAATGCAACCTTAGTCCCAACTAG